From the Ferviditalea candida genome, one window contains:
- the ribH gene encoding 6,7-dimethyl-8-ribityllumazine synthase: protein MTKVYEGHLISKNLKFGIVVGRFNEFISSKLLSGALDALKRHGAESDDIEIAWVPGAFEIPLGARKMAESGKYDAVITLGAVIRGSTPHFEYVSSEAAKGVAAVSQRTGIPVIFGVLTTDSIEQAIERAGTKAGNKGWEAATTAIEMANLMKQFEEFKE from the coding sequence ATGACGAAAGTGTACGAAGGCCATCTGATATCGAAAAATCTCAAATTCGGCATCGTGGTGGGGAGGTTCAATGAATTCATCAGCAGCAAGCTGCTGTCCGGCGCGTTGGATGCTTTAAAGCGCCACGGAGCGGAGTCGGACGATATCGAAATCGCTTGGGTTCCCGGCGCCTTCGAAATTCCGCTCGGCGCCCGGAAAATGGCGGAAAGCGGAAAATATGATGCGGTGATAACTTTGGGCGCAGTCATTCGCGGCTCCACCCCGCATTTTGAATACGTCAGCAGCGAGGCCGCCAAAGGAGTTGCCGCGGTCAGCCAGCGTACTGGAATTCCCGTTATCTTCGGGGTACTGACGACCGATTCCATCGAGCAGGCGATCGAAAGGGCAGGAACGAAAGCCGGAAACAAGGGCTGGGAAGCCGCAACAACGGCTATTGAAATGGCCAATTTAATGAAACAATTCGAAGAATTCAAAGAGTAA
- a CDS encoding bifunctional 3,4-dihydroxy-2-butanone-4-phosphate synthase/GTP cyclohydrolase II, whose protein sequence is MSEQFKLDPIEEAIYDLMLGKVIIVVDDEDRENEGDFIALAEKATPEIINFMITEGRGLVCVPITPERAEELDLPPMVAQNSDYFGTAFTVSVDHRTTTTGISAYERSMTIKAMIDPNTKAQDFRRPGHIFPLIAKKGGVLRRTGHTEAAVDLARMCGSYPAAVICEVIKEDGTMARLPDLQLIAKKYDLRLISIRDLIHYRNEKEKLVKREVEVKLPTDFGVFTAIAYSNEVDDKEHVALVKGKIDENEPTLVRMHSECLTGDVFHSHRCDCGPQLAAALKQIDEAGSGVLVYLRQEGRGIGLINKLKAYELQEQGLDTVDANIKLGFAPDLRDYGIGAQILKDLGIRKIRLLTNNPRKIIGLDGYGLQVVERVPLQVAGNEENKYYLETKQAKLGHLLNLNDGRK, encoded by the coding sequence AGGCCATATATGACTTGATGCTTGGCAAAGTCATCATCGTGGTCGACGATGAAGATCGGGAGAACGAGGGGGATTTTATCGCCCTGGCCGAAAAAGCGACACCTGAAATCATCAATTTTATGATCACTGAAGGAAGAGGGCTCGTATGTGTCCCGATTACGCCGGAGCGGGCCGAGGAATTGGATCTTCCGCCGATGGTCGCGCAAAATTCCGATTATTTCGGCACCGCGTTTACCGTGTCCGTCGACCACCGGACAACGACGACCGGCATTTCCGCGTATGAAAGATCAATGACTATCAAGGCGATGATCGATCCGAATACGAAGGCCCAGGATTTCCGCAGGCCCGGCCATATTTTTCCGCTGATCGCCAAAAAGGGCGGGGTGCTGCGCCGCACGGGACATACGGAAGCGGCGGTCGACCTTGCCCGGATGTGCGGTTCTTATCCGGCGGCGGTCATCTGCGAAGTAATCAAGGAAGACGGCACGATGGCACGCTTGCCGGATCTGCAGCTAATCGCCAAGAAGTATGATTTGAGGCTGATTTCGATCCGCGATCTGATTCATTACCGCAACGAGAAGGAGAAGCTTGTCAAACGTGAAGTTGAGGTGAAACTGCCGACCGATTTCGGTGTGTTTACCGCAATTGCTTATTCCAATGAAGTCGACGACAAAGAGCATGTCGCTCTGGTCAAGGGCAAAATTGACGAAAACGAGCCCACGCTCGTGCGTATGCACTCTGAATGTCTTACGGGCGACGTGTTTCATTCCCATCGGTGCGATTGCGGCCCGCAGCTGGCGGCCGCTTTGAAGCAGATTGACGAAGCCGGCTCGGGAGTGCTCGTGTACCTCCGGCAGGAGGGCAGAGGAATCGGGCTGATCAATAAATTGAAGGCTTACGAGCTTCAAGAGCAGGGATTGGATACGGTGGACGCGAATATTAAATTGGGGTTTGCTCCCGATCTGCGCGATTACGGGATCGGCGCGCAAATTCTGAAGGATCTCGGGATTCGCAAAATCCGCCTCCTGACGAATAATCCGCGCAAAATCATCGGCTTGGACGGCTACGGGCTGCAGGTGGTTGAACGGGTACCGCTGCAGGTGGCCGGGAACGAGGAGAATAAGTATTATTTGGAGACTAAGCAAGCCAAATTGGGCCATTTGCTGAACTTGAATGACGGAAGAAAATAA